The Thermoplasmata archaeon DNA segment CGGCTACAGAAGTCTGTCGCCCGCGCTAGGGGGTCGTCCAGGCCTCGTGGGTGAGCTGGGAGCCGTCCGTCCAGAGGAGGAAGAAGTCGAAGCTCGTGGATCGCGGGAGGGAGACGCCGTTCCCGCTGACCGTGATCGTGTCGCCCGCGGCCAGGGTGCCCCCGCCATTGACGTCGAGCCACGTGACCCGGTACACGGTCCCGTTCACGCTGACCGGGACGGGAACGCCGCTCGCCGCGAAGTCGGACGCGGGGCCGAACGTCGCACCCACCTTGAGGACGAAGTGGAAGTTGGGGATCGTCACCGCGCGGGACGCGTCGGCCACGGAGAAGGTTGCGTTGTACGTGCCGCTCGGGAACGGTTGGACGCTCGAGAAGGCGACGACGGGTGGGATGGTGGCGCGGCTGGTGAGCAGGCCGCTCGCCATCAGGTACAGGACGGCCGCGAGGACGACCGTGACGGCAACCAGGAGGATCTCCGCCACGATGGGCGATACGGCATCCGACGGCGGGCGGCGCACGGTCTTCATGGGGGCACCACGTCCATGCCCCGTCGGAACGGATGAAACTTCCGGGTTCCGGACGGTCC contains these protein-coding regions:
- a CDS encoding type IV pilin, producing the protein MKTVRRPPSDAVSPIVAEILLVAVTVVLAAVLYLMASGLLTSRATIPPVVAFSSVQPFPSGTYNATFSVADASRAVTIPNFHFVLKVGATFGPASDFAASGVPVPVSVNGTVYRVTWLDVNGGGTLAAGDTITVSGNGVSLPRSTSFDFFLLWTDGSQLTHEAWTTP